A genomic segment from Luteibacter aegosomatis encodes:
- a CDS encoding sigma-54-dependent transcriptional regulator, with the protein MQTVLIIDDNPAVGEALSLALSLRDIRPLVALTPEDGLAMLLRERVDVVIQDMNFTADTTSGEEGVALFRAIRARHADLPVILLTAWTHLETAVELVKAGAADYLGKPWDDAKLLATVENLLELSESTREVTRARVERQRRRAALESKYDLDGLVFTSEAMSRTVELAGQVAKADVPVLITGPNGAGKERIASIVHANSSVRRGPFVAVNCGALPGELIEAELFGADAGAYTGANKAREGRFELADGGTLFLDEIGNLPLPGQMKLLRVLETGQFERLGSGRTRSVKVRVVSATNADLKAMIAAGTFREDLYYRLNVIEVNLPPLSERVDDILPLAEFFLDGKARLTEEARDALQAHNWPGNVRELKNAMARAALLAGDGRIEVAHLNLPVAMPAATRNLDEPSRESVEAALASAGGVVSRAASQLGLSRQALYRRMERYGLAV; encoded by the coding sequence ATGCAAACCGTACTGATCATCGACGACAACCCCGCGGTGGGTGAAGCCCTGTCGCTGGCGCTCAGCCTGCGCGACATCCGGCCGCTCGTGGCACTGACGCCCGAGGACGGCCTGGCGATGCTGCTGCGCGAACGGGTCGACGTGGTGATCCAGGACATGAACTTCACCGCCGATACCACCTCGGGCGAAGAAGGCGTCGCCTTGTTCCGTGCGATCCGCGCCCGCCACGCGGACCTGCCTGTGATCCTGCTCACGGCCTGGACCCATCTGGAAACCGCCGTGGAACTGGTCAAGGCCGGCGCGGCCGACTACCTTGGCAAGCCCTGGGACGACGCCAAGCTGCTGGCCACCGTGGAGAACCTGCTGGAGCTGTCCGAATCCACGCGCGAAGTCACCCGGGCCCGCGTGGAGCGCCAGCGCCGCCGCGCGGCCCTGGAGAGCAAGTACGACCTCGACGGCCTGGTGTTCACCTCCGAGGCCATGAGCCGAACGGTGGAACTGGCCGGGCAGGTCGCCAAGGCCGACGTGCCCGTGCTCATCACCGGGCCCAACGGGGCGGGCAAGGAACGCATCGCGTCGATCGTGCACGCCAATTCGTCGGTGCGGCGTGGCCCGTTCGTCGCGGTCAATTGCGGCGCGCTGCCGGGCGAGCTGATCGAGGCGGAACTGTTCGGTGCGGACGCCGGTGCCTACACGGGCGCCAACAAGGCGCGCGAGGGGCGTTTCGAGCTTGCCGACGGCGGCACGCTCTTCCTCGACGAAATCGGCAACCTGCCGCTGCCAGGCCAGATGAAGCTGCTGCGCGTGCTGGAAACCGGGCAATTCGAACGGCTGGGATCGGGCCGCACGCGCAGCGTGAAAGTCCGCGTGGTGAGCGCGACCAATGCCGACCTCAAGGCGATGATCGCGGCCGGCACGTTCCGTGAAGACCTCTACTACCGCCTCAACGTCATCGAGGTGAACCTGCCGCCGCTGTCCGAGCGCGTCGACGACATCCTGCCGCTGGCCGAGTTCTTCCTCGACGGCAAGGCGCGCCTGACCGAAGAGGCGCGCGACGCGCTCCAGGCGCACAACTGGCCTGGCAACGTGCGCGAACTGAAGAACGCGATGGCGCGCGCGGCGCTTCTCGCCGGCGACGGCCGCATCGAGGTAGCCCATCTCAACCTTCCGGTGGCGATGCCCGCCGCCACGCGCAATCTCGACGAACCCAGCCGCGAATCGGTCGAGGCGGCGCTGGCCTCGGCGGGCGGCGTGGTGAGCCGGGCGGCCAGCCAGCTCGGCCTGTCGCGACAGGCCTTGTATCGCCGCATGGAGCGCTACGGGCTGGCGGTCTGA
- a CDS encoding ABC transporter permease gives MFAYYLELAVRSLKRSRALTALMIAAVALGIGTSMVTLTVLHVVSGDPLPERSGSIYLPRIDPRDDSTASASTAMPVQVTWLDGNNLLRAGRARQQALMLGGQVAIEPDAGNIEPFIATARYTSMGFFDLFDVPFLRGAGWSAADDEARARVAVISSALEERLFHGDNAVGRTVRVGGVPLRVIGVLAPWRPVPHFYDLYMGHFAGGEDVYLPLSTARAALLPRGGGIECWGKGSTTENLMETAECTWLQFWVRLDSASDVAAYGRFLDGYVHEQFSAGRFRRNRPAELTGLMAYLDERHVVPGDLHLQVWLAFGFLLVCLANTVGLMLAKFMRRGMEIGVRRALGASRGSVFAQMLTEAGIIGLAGGLLGLVLALAGLALVRTRPDHYAQLARLDLSMLATTFVLSITATLLAGLFPAWRASRLPPGLQLKSQ, from the coding sequence ATGTTCGCCTATTACCTCGAACTGGCCGTGCGCAGCCTGAAGCGCAGCAGGGCGCTGACCGCGCTGATGATCGCGGCGGTCGCCTTGGGGATAGGCACCAGCATGGTCACGTTGACGGTGCTGCACGTCGTATCCGGCGATCCGTTGCCGGAACGCAGCGGTTCGATCTACCTGCCGCGCATCGATCCGCGTGACGATTCGACGGCGTCCGCGTCCACCGCGATGCCTGTGCAGGTCACGTGGCTCGATGGCAACAACCTCCTTCGCGCCGGACGCGCGCGACAGCAGGCGCTCATGCTGGGCGGGCAGGTGGCCATCGAGCCGGATGCCGGGAACATCGAGCCCTTCATCGCGACCGCGCGCTACACCAGCATGGGGTTCTTCGACCTCTTCGACGTGCCTTTCCTTCGCGGCGCCGGCTGGAGCGCCGCCGACGACGAAGCCAGGGCGCGCGTCGCGGTGATCAGCAGCGCGCTCGAAGAGCGGCTCTTCCATGGCGACAACGCCGTCGGCCGCACGGTGCGCGTCGGCGGCGTGCCGCTCCGGGTGATCGGCGTGCTGGCGCCCTGGCGACCCGTGCCGCATTTCTACGACCTCTACATGGGGCACTTCGCGGGTGGCGAAGACGTCTACCTGCCGCTGAGCACGGCCCGCGCCGCACTGCTTCCGCGCGGCGGCGGCATCGAATGCTGGGGCAAGGGCAGCACCACCGAGAACCTGATGGAAACCGCCGAATGCACCTGGCTGCAGTTCTGGGTGCGCCTGGACTCGGCGTCCGACGTGGCGGCCTACGGGAGGTTTCTCGACGGATATGTCCATGAGCAATTCAGCGCGGGTCGCTTTCGTCGGAACCGGCCCGCCGAACTCACCGGTCTGATGGCTTATCTGGACGAGCGGCACGTGGTACCGGGCGACCTGCACCTGCAGGTCTGGCTGGCCTTCGGCTTCCTCCTGGTGTGCCTGGCGAATACGGTGGGCCTGATGCTCGCGAAGTTCATGCGTCGCGGAATGGAAATCGGCGTGCGTCGTGCACTGGGCGCGTCGCGTGGCAGCGTGTTCGCGCAGATGCTGACCGAGGCGGGCATCATCGGCCTGGCGGGTGGCCTGCTGGGCCTCGTGCTTGCCCTGGCCGGGCTGGCCCTGGTACGCACGCGGCCCGATCACTACGCGCAGCTCGCGCGGCTGGACCTGTCGATGCTCGCGACCACCTTCGTCCTTTCGATCACGGCCACGTTGTTGGCCGGGCTGTTTCCCGCGTGGCGCGCCAGCCGTCTGCCGCCGGGCCTGCAATTGAAGAGCCAGTGA
- a CDS encoding ABC transporter permease translates to MFAYYLDMALLSLRRSKGLTTLMITAVALGIGACMTTLTVVHVLSGDPLPGRSDRVFRATVDPEEIAGYVPGSDPLDQVSWIDGMNLLHARQADRQALMSGGNVAVQPPDASGAEFYTPARYTTADLFGMFGLHFVYGGPWSQADDDGRARLVVITRSLNQKLFGGVDSTGRALQVAGADLRVQGVVDDWAPKPHFHDLDAGSFGDAEQVFMPLTTSRDLQAAHSGSTSCWDSSNSNDADLERSSCAWLQYWVELDSPAKRDAYREFLVAYSRQQHDAGRFQRPPNVRLLDVPQWLDYKAVVPGDVKLQAWLASAFLVVCLVNTVGLMLARFLRRSNEVSVRRALGASRGAIMAQLLVEAAIVGLAGGIGGLLLALGGLWLVRMQPDRYAALAHMDLTMLGLTFVLAVASTVLAGWLPAWRACRIAPALQLKSS, encoded by the coding sequence ATGTTCGCGTATTACCTGGACATGGCCCTGCTGAGCCTGAGGCGAAGCAAGGGCCTGACCACCCTGATGATCACCGCGGTAGCCCTGGGCATCGGCGCGTGCATGACCACCCTGACCGTCGTGCACGTGCTCTCCGGCGACCCGCTGCCGGGACGTAGCGATCGAGTCTTCCGCGCCACGGTCGACCCGGAGGAAATCGCCGGCTACGTGCCGGGCAGCGATCCGCTCGACCAGGTGTCATGGATCGACGGCATGAACCTGCTGCATGCCCGCCAGGCCGATCGGCAGGCCCTGATGAGCGGGGGCAACGTGGCGGTGCAGCCGCCGGACGCATCGGGGGCGGAGTTCTATACGCCCGCGCGCTACACCACCGCCGATCTGTTCGGGATGTTCGGGCTGCACTTCGTCTACGGCGGCCCATGGAGCCAAGCCGATGACGACGGACGCGCGCGCCTGGTGGTGATCACCCGCAGCCTCAACCAGAAACTGTTCGGCGGCGTGGACAGCACCGGTCGCGCCTTGCAGGTGGCCGGTGCCGACCTGCGCGTGCAGGGGGTCGTGGACGACTGGGCGCCCAAGCCCCACTTCCACGATCTCGATGCCGGTTCGTTCGGCGACGCCGAGCAGGTCTTCATGCCGTTGACCACGTCGCGCGACCTGCAGGCGGCCCACTCGGGGTCGACGTCTTGCTGGGACAGCTCGAACTCGAACGATGCCGATCTCGAACGGTCATCGTGCGCTTGGTTGCAATACTGGGTGGAACTGGATTCGCCGGCGAAGCGCGACGCGTACCGCGAATTCCTCGTGGCCTATTCACGCCAGCAACACGACGCCGGCCGTTTCCAGAGGCCGCCCAACGTGCGCCTCCTCGACGTGCCCCAGTGGCTCGATTACAAGGCCGTGGTGCCTGGCGACGTGAAGCTGCAGGCGTGGCTTGCGAGCGCCTTCCTGGTGGTGTGCCTGGTCAATACCGTGGGCCTGATGCTGGCCAGGTTCCTGCGGCGCTCGAACGAGGTGAGCGTGAGGCGCGCCCTCGGCGCGTCGCGCGGCGCGATCATGGCGCAACTGCTGGTCGAGGCCGCCATCGTCGGGCTGGCCGGCGGCATCGGCGGGCTTCTGCTTGCGCTGGGTGGCTTGTGGCTGGTGCGCATGCAGCCCGACCGCTACGCCGCGCTGGCGCACATGGACCTGACGATGCTGGGACTGACGTTCGTGCTCGCCGTCGCCAGCACCGTCCTCGCGGGGTGGTTGCCGGCGTGGCGAGCCTGCCGCATCGCGCCGGCGCTGCAATTGAAGAGCTCCTGA
- a CDS encoding ABC transporter permease: MDIRPILSALRRHRVTSALLVLEIALTFAIVCNAVFLIGLRLDRLHATSGAAENELVSLATAGIGASGDVRARSLADLAALRALPGVRAAAMVNQLPFDGGGRFISFDLREGQKEPSAVVSLYMGEGLIHALGLELVEGRDFLPGEYHWDSDEVAGVPGSEPTSVILTEGLARRLFPGEDPLGKTLRTSGTVRVVGVVRRLITSQRWSTSRLDDSAITPTRVSPGSNFGSVFVLRTDPARRDAVMKAAETTLRELDPHRIVTRKTTLEDQRAKFFAADLATTAWLVATCVALLVITALGIVGLASFWVAQRRRHIGVRRALGARRVDILRYFQTENFLLATFGIALGVVLAYGISLFLMWHDELPRLPVGYIAAGAVTLWVLGQLAVLSPALRAASVPPVVATRG; encoded by the coding sequence ATGGACATCCGTCCCATTCTCTCGGCGCTCCGACGTCACCGCGTCACGTCGGCGCTGCTCGTGCTCGAGATCGCGCTTACCTTCGCAATCGTCTGCAACGCCGTTTTCCTGATCGGATTGCGCCTCGATCGCCTGCATGCGACGAGTGGTGCGGCGGAGAACGAACTGGTCTCGTTGGCGACAGCCGGCATCGGCGCCAGCGGCGACGTGCGCGCTCGTTCGCTGGCCGACCTGGCGGCCTTGCGCGCGCTTCCCGGCGTGCGTGCGGCGGCGATGGTCAACCAGCTGCCCTTCGACGGCGGCGGCAGGTTCATCTCGTTCGACCTCAGGGAAGGGCAGAAGGAGCCGTCCGCCGTCGTATCGCTCTACATGGGCGAAGGGCTCATCCATGCGCTGGGGCTGGAACTGGTCGAGGGGCGCGACTTCCTTCCCGGCGAATACCACTGGGACAGCGATGAGGTCGCCGGCGTACCCGGCTCGGAGCCCACCAGCGTCATCCTCACCGAAGGTCTCGCGCGGCGCCTGTTTCCTGGAGAAGATCCGCTGGGTAAGACGCTCCGCACATCCGGCACGGTGCGCGTGGTGGGCGTGGTACGGCGGCTGATCACATCGCAGCGCTGGTCCACCAGCCGGCTCGACGATTCGGCGATCACTCCCACGCGGGTCAGTCCCGGATCGAACTTCGGGTCCGTGTTCGTGCTTCGGACCGACCCCGCCCGGCGCGACGCGGTGATGAAGGCAGCGGAGACCACGTTGCGCGAACTCGATCCGCATCGCATCGTCACGCGCAAGACCACGTTGGAAGATCAACGGGCGAAATTCTTCGCCGCCGATCTGGCTACCACGGCGTGGCTCGTCGCCACCTGCGTGGCCTTGCTGGTGATCACCGCCCTGGGCATCGTGGGCCTGGCGAGTTTCTGGGTGGCGCAGCGCCGTCGCCACATCGGCGTGCGCCGCGCGCTGGGTGCGCGGCGCGTCGACATCCTGCGTTATTTCCAGACCGAGAACTTCCTGCTCGCCACCTTCGGCATCGCGCTGGGCGTCGTGCTGGCCTATGGCATCAGCCTGTTCCTGATGTGGCATGACGAACTGCCGCGCCTGCCCGTGGGATACATCGCGGCAGGCGCGGTGACGCTATGGGTGCTGGGCCAACTGGCCGTGCTGTCGCCCGCGTTGCGCGCGGCGTCGGTGCCGCCGGTCGTGGCCACGCGCGGCTGA
- a CDS encoding ABC transporter permease, producing the protein MQIRPILAALRRHKAGTILIALQIALTLAIVCNALFIVHDRIDRVNRLTGMDERNVVTVQNRYVGSTTQFVPQIKTDVQAIRSMPGVESAYATNAFPLRRGGWSTSIQRTAEDRKGEGVSSALYFGDEQTLKTLGVRLIAGRNFTPAEVHSFEREEAPAPAQVIVTKAVADKLFPDGNALGKVVYYYKGKPSTIIGIVDKLTVPWIDADFMDNVTIMPLTFNSTYQFFVVRTKPGQQDAVFKSIANTLYGTSRMRVLPDKTGVRTFEMVRSKAYEADRGMAILMTIVSGVLLLITAAGIVGLSSFWVGQRRKQIGVRRALGAKRSDILSYFLTENFLIALGGVVLGVILAVGMSQWMFTHFEMKRLSLTYVAAGVAILLALGQLAVLAPAMKASRVSPVEATRSV; encoded by the coding sequence ATGCAAATCAGACCCATCCTCGCCGCGCTGCGCCGACACAAGGCCGGCACCATCCTCATCGCCCTGCAGATCGCGTTGACACTGGCCATCGTCTGCAACGCGCTGTTCATCGTGCACGACCGCATCGACCGGGTGAACCGGCTCACCGGCATGGACGAGAGGAACGTCGTCACGGTGCAGAACCGCTATGTCGGCTCGACCACCCAGTTCGTTCCGCAGATAAAGACCGACGTTCAGGCGATCCGCTCGATGCCCGGCGTGGAGTCGGCCTATGCGACCAACGCGTTTCCCTTGCGCCGGGGCGGCTGGTCCACGAGCATCCAGCGGACGGCCGAAGACCGCAAGGGCGAAGGCGTGTCGTCCGCCTTGTACTTCGGCGACGAGCAGACGCTGAAGACCCTGGGCGTGCGGCTCATCGCCGGGCGCAACTTCACGCCCGCCGAGGTGCATTCGTTCGAGCGCGAAGAAGCGCCCGCGCCCGCCCAGGTGATCGTGACCAAGGCGGTGGCGGACAAGCTGTTCCCGGACGGCAACGCCCTGGGGAAGGTCGTCTACTACTACAAGGGCAAGCCGTCGACGATCATCGGCATCGTCGACAAGCTGACCGTGCCCTGGATCGATGCCGACTTCATGGACAACGTGACCATCATGCCGCTGACGTTCAACAGCACCTACCAGTTCTTCGTGGTGCGCACCAAGCCCGGCCAGCAGGACGCGGTGTTCAAGTCGATCGCCAACACGCTCTACGGGACCAGCCGCATGCGCGTGTTGCCCGACAAGACCGGCGTGCGCACCTTCGAGATGGTGCGCAGCAAGGCCTACGAGGCCGATCGCGGCATGGCCATCCTGATGACCATCGTCAGCGGCGTGCTGCTCCTCATCACGGCGGCGGGCATCGTCGGCCTGTCGAGCTTCTGGGTGGGCCAGCGCCGCAAGCAGATCGGCGTACGGCGCGCGCTGGGAGCGAAGCGCAGCGACATCCTGAGCTACTTCCTCACCGAGAACTTCCTGATCGCCCTGGGCGGCGTGGTGCTCGGCGTGATCCTCGCGGTGGGCATGAGCCAGTGGATGTTCACCCACTTCGAGATGAAGCGCCTGTCGCTCACCTACGTCGCCGCCGGCGTCGCGATCCTGCTCGCGCTGGGCCAGCTCGCGGTGCTCGCCCCGGCCATGAAGGCCTCGCGCGTGTCTCCCGTGGAAGCCACGCGCAGCGTCTGA
- a CDS encoding ABC transporter permease: MFSYYLQLGLRSLRRNPVLTGLMVVAIGFGVAASMTTYSVFRATSRNPIPQKSDVLYNVQVDNFGPDNTEKGEPPAALSYLDATALQRAHKAKRQAITYPIGISIIPENPSHLPMQEGGYATGADFFPMFDVPFVQGGPWTADDDEKHASVAVISTSLNNKLFDGGQSVGKQVNVDGRLFRIVGVIEDWAPQPLFFDVPNTGGFDEGAALYVPFNRAVDLKMPNNGNNNCPKDPGEGWDTYLHSECIWLSLWTELPTAEDARAYREYLTGYAAEQQRSGRFNWAPNVRLRDVMDWLAVQKVVPPESTVSLIVSLGFLVICLVNTIGLLLAKFMRRAPEIGVRRALGASRKDIYAQFLIEAGTIGVAGGLLGLLLTGLGILGVGMVFPERIARLATIDPMLVLMTLVVAIVASVVAAFYPTWRASLVQPAWQLKSN, translated from the coding sequence ATGTTCAGTTACTACCTACAACTCGGCCTGCGCAGCCTGCGCCGCAATCCCGTGCTCACGGGGCTCATGGTGGTCGCGATCGGCTTCGGGGTGGCGGCGTCGATGACCACCTATTCGGTGTTCCGCGCCACCTCGCGCAATCCGATCCCGCAGAAGTCCGACGTGCTCTACAACGTCCAGGTGGACAACTTCGGCCCGGACAACACCGAGAAGGGCGAGCCGCCGGCGGCCTTGAGCTACCTGGACGCCACGGCGCTGCAACGCGCGCACAAGGCGAAGCGCCAGGCCATCACCTATCCGATCGGCATCTCCATCATTCCGGAGAATCCCTCGCACCTGCCGATGCAGGAGGGCGGTTATGCGACCGGTGCGGACTTCTTCCCGATGTTCGACGTGCCTTTCGTGCAGGGCGGCCCGTGGACGGCGGACGACGACGAAAAGCACGCCAGCGTCGCCGTCATTTCCACCTCGCTCAACAACAAGCTGTTCGACGGCGGGCAGAGCGTCGGCAAGCAGGTGAACGTGGACGGCCGACTGTTCCGCATCGTGGGTGTGATCGAGGACTGGGCGCCGCAGCCGCTGTTCTTCGACGTGCCCAACACCGGCGGTTTCGACGAAGGTGCGGCGCTCTACGTGCCGTTCAATCGCGCCGTGGACCTGAAGATGCCCAACAACGGCAACAACAACTGCCCCAAGGACCCCGGCGAGGGCTGGGACACGTACCTGCATTCGGAATGCATCTGGCTGTCGCTGTGGACCGAGCTTCCCACCGCCGAGGATGCCCGTGCCTACCGCGAATACCTCACCGGCTACGCCGCGGAGCAGCAGCGTTCGGGCCGCTTCAACTGGGCCCCGAACGTGCGCCTTCGCGACGTGATGGACTGGTTGGCGGTGCAAAAGGTGGTGCCGCCCGAGTCCACGGTATCGCTGATCGTGTCGCTGGGGTTCCTGGTGATCTGCCTGGTCAACACCATCGGCCTGTTGCTGGCCAAGTTCATGCGCCGCGCACCGGAAATCGGCGTTCGCCGTGCGCTGGGCGCTTCGCGCAAGGACATCTACGCGCAGTTCCTCATCGAGGCGGGCACCATCGGCGTCGCCGGCGGACTGCTCGGCCTGCTCCTCACCGGCCTGGGCATCCTGGGCGTGGGAATGGTCTTTCCCGAGCGGATCGCCCGCCTGGCGACGATCGACCCGATGCTGGTGCTGATGACCCTGGTGGTCGCCATCGTCGCCTCGGTGGTCGCGGCGTTCTATCCCACGTGGCGCGCCTCGCTGGTGCAGCCGGCCTGGCAGCTGAAGTCGAACTGA
- a CDS encoding ABC transporter permease, which yields MRMDIAPILASLGRHKATAALLVIQIALTCAIVCNALFVVADRLDWMRTPSGIDEDRIAMLTVTDIEHHDGVQARNLADLAALRELPDVEAATTTNSVPFGPLSWQTSVRMSADQKEPVASIAQYMGEGVPELLGATLAEGRFFREDEYRWADDLDARRTEMIPVLLVTEALARRLFPGRSALGQSLYLGGQACRIVGVLKGLARAGDPDRHNVQEAIVSPIRMLPIYGASYAIRARPGRAAAALREASETLRNLQPRRVITDKKTYAEVRAAYFSSDRALAGLLIGVCVTMLAVTALGIVGLASFWVGQRRRQIGVRRALGATRRDVLHYFQVENFLLAGMGIALGMVLAYGINLLLMYQYELPRLPSYYLPVGALSLWLLGQVAVLAPALRAAAVPPVEATRG from the coding sequence ATGCGCATGGACATCGCCCCGATACTCGCCTCGCTCGGCAGGCACAAGGCCACGGCTGCGTTGCTCGTGATCCAGATCGCGCTGACCTGCGCGATCGTCTGCAACGCGCTGTTCGTGGTGGCCGACCGGCTGGACTGGATGCGCACGCCCAGCGGCATCGACGAAGACCGCATCGCGATGCTCACCGTCACCGACATCGAGCACCACGACGGGGTGCAGGCGCGCAATCTTGCCGACCTCGCCGCGCTGCGCGAGCTTCCCGACGTGGAAGCGGCGACCACGACCAATTCCGTACCGTTCGGGCCGCTCTCGTGGCAGACGTCCGTGCGAATGTCGGCGGACCAGAAAGAGCCCGTGGCATCCATCGCCCAATACATGGGCGAGGGCGTCCCCGAACTCCTCGGCGCGACCCTGGCCGAGGGTCGGTTCTTCCGCGAGGACGAATACCGTTGGGCGGACGACCTGGACGCCCGGCGCACCGAGATGATCCCCGTCCTGCTGGTGACCGAGGCGTTGGCTCGCCGCTTGTTTCCGGGGCGTTCCGCCTTGGGCCAGTCGTTGTACCTCGGCGGACAGGCGTGCCGCATCGTGGGTGTGCTGAAGGGGTTGGCCCGGGCCGGCGATCCCGATCGGCACAACGTGCAGGAGGCGATCGTGTCGCCCATACGCATGTTGCCGATCTACGGCGCGAGCTACGCGATCCGTGCCCGTCCCGGCCGCGCCGCCGCCGCGCTGCGCGAAGCGAGCGAAACGCTCAGGAACCTCCAGCCGCGTCGCGTCATCACCGACAAGAAAACCTATGCCGAGGTGCGCGCGGCGTATTTCTCGTCCGATCGTGCCTTGGCGGGCCTGTTGATCGGCGTCTGCGTGACCATGCTGGCGGTGACGGCCCTGGGTATCGTGGGCCTGGCCAGTTTCTGGGTGGGGCAGCGCCGGCGGCAGATCGGTGTGCGTCGCGCGCTGGGCGCCACGCGCCGCGACGTGCTGCATTACTTCCAGGTCGAGAACTTCCTGCTCGCGGGCATGGGCATCGCCCTGGGCATGGTGCTCGCCTACGGCATCAACCTGCTGCTGATGTACCAGTACGAACTGCCGCGCCTGCCGTCGTATTACCTGCCGGTGGGAGCGCTGAGCCTGTGGCTGCTCGGCCAGGTCGCCGTGCTGGCGCCCGCGCTGCGCGCGGCGGCGGTCCCACCCGTCGAGGCGACTCGCGGATAG
- a CDS encoding sensor histidine kinase has translation MKRFSLEGRMTLVVAGSAIVGALVFAGITVWPFPQAVAWLRAGPTVKGRAPTPVALEHFDTGTAIIICLLVLLPLAAWMAHVLVEPVRRILRALESAVASYRDGDYSMSIGTEREDELGDLIRMHNQLGTILREQRQNLAQRELLLDTVVQNTPVALILTDPVGKVTYANIAARHLFNEGRTLAGLDFDDVVASMPETLRAAAAAEEDALFTVELEGSEETFHLSQRGFRLQGRPHRLRLYRRMTRELSRQEVHTWKRVIRVISHELNNSLAPISSLSHSGAELARRGDLERLPGVFASIGDRARHLHGFISGYASFAKLPTPQSRLVPWKPFLDGLALHATFRLDGALPDQPGWFDPTQVEQVLINLIKNAHEAGGEASEVTLAVRMPGRETLILVEDRGPGMSDTVLAQALLPFYSTKRSGTGLGLALAREISEAHGGRISLSNREGGGLRVSMLLPSGPP, from the coding sequence ATGAAGCGATTCTCCCTGGAAGGCCGCATGACGCTGGTGGTCGCCGGTTCGGCGATCGTCGGCGCGCTGGTGTTCGCCGGCATCACCGTCTGGCCGTTTCCGCAAGCGGTGGCCTGGCTGCGCGCCGGGCCCACGGTGAAGGGAAGGGCGCCGACGCCGGTGGCGCTGGAACACTTCGACACGGGCACGGCGATCATCATCTGCCTGCTGGTGCTGCTGCCGCTGGCGGCGTGGATGGCCCACGTGCTCGTCGAGCCCGTGCGCCGCATCCTGCGCGCGCTGGAAAGCGCGGTGGCGAGCTATCGCGACGGCGACTACAGCATGTCGATCGGTACCGAGCGGGAGGACGAACTGGGCGACCTGATCCGCATGCACAACCAGCTCGGCACGATCCTGCGCGAACAGCGGCAGAACCTGGCCCAGCGCGAGCTGCTGCTCGACACGGTGGTACAGAACACGCCGGTGGCGCTGATCCTCACCGACCCCGTGGGCAAGGTGACCTACGCGAACATCGCCGCGCGGCACCTGTTCAACGAGGGGCGCACGCTCGCGGGCCTCGATTTCGACGATGTGGTGGCGAGCATGCCCGAGACGCTGCGTGCCGCGGCGGCGGCGGAGGAGGATGCCCTGTTCACGGTGGAGCTGGAGGGCAGCGAGGAAACCTTCCACCTGTCCCAGCGCGGGTTCCGCCTGCAGGGACGGCCCCATCGTCTGCGGCTTTACCGGCGGATGACCCGCGAGCTATCGCGCCAGGAGGTGCATACCTGGAAGCGCGTGATCCGCGTGATCAGCCACGAACTCAACAATTCGCTGGCGCCGATCTCGTCCCTGTCGCATTCGGGTGCCGAACTGGCCCGCCGCGGCGATCTCGAACGCCTGCCCGGCGTGTTCGCCTCCATCGGCGACCGTGCCAGGCACCTGCACGGTTTCATTTCCGGCTACGCCAGCTTCGCCAAGCTGCCCACGCCGCAGAGCCGCCTCGTGCCGTGGAAGCCGTTCCTCGACGGCCTTGCCCTGCACGCGACGTTCCGGCTCGACGGGGCGCTGCCCGACCAACCCGGATGGTTCGACCCGACCCAGGTCGAGCAGGTGCTGATCAACCTCATCAAGAACGCCCACGAAGCCGGCGGGGAAGCTTCCGAGGTGACTCTGGCCGTGCGCATGCCGGGACGCGAGACGCTCATCCTCGTGGAAGACCGGGGGCCGGGCATGAGCGACACGGTGCTGGCCCAGGCGCTGTTGCCGTTCTATTCCACCAAGCGGTCGGGCACGGGCCTGGGCCTGGCGCTGGCCCGAGAAATTTCCGAAGCCCACGGTGGCCGCATCTCCCTGTCCAATCGCGAGGGTGGCGGTCTGCGCGTGTCGATGCTGCTGCCTTCCGGGCCGCCCTGA